The Bombus pascuorum chromosome 11, iyBomPasc1.1, whole genome shotgun sequence genome includes the window agagttttcctagaagtggcgatcacttcaacaattataaacgtaaataccatataaatataattatcatcaaattaacatttcacatACGTGTGATTCTGTGGATATTATTCGCCACTAGATAACTACCCGAATGAATAACAAATCGAGTTCGAGCAACGTGACCTAATTGGTATTATTTAGCAACGCTTTTATGAAATTGGCCGTTTCATGTGCAACGATAAGAAACTATAATAACAATGATGGAAACAATCGATGCTATTATTCGTTTatcagaaatatatatctgGTCCTCACCGAAACCTCAATTTCCCAACAACGATGATAACGAATTAAATTGGTAATTGTGTGCAACAAATCTTATTTAGATCGAGCTACCGTCGATACTGCTCGTTATCTCGGTGTTCTGGAAAATCGATGTACGTGAGAGTCCGCAAGTCACTGAAGCTAGGTCGATAGCCATCGTCAAAGTGGATCAAACAATCAGATATATCCACCACTTCGGTCATTAAGAACGTCAGGGGAATTTACATGATTAATAGCGAATGGCTCGTACCagatataattgttattttcgTAATAGTTAACGTAATggttaaataaaagttttcaTTTCTAGAACAAATATCCTTGAGAAACGTGAGACTAAATATTGTCTTTTTTGAAGATGAACATTACCAATTATTCCAATTCTAATTGACGTATGTGATAACTGATAGATATCGTTCGAAGATAAATCCATTCTACCGCGATAACGAGATTCTTTATCCATTTTCATCGTATCGTGATCAGTCGGTGGCGGTGAGTGCCGAAGGAGGAACAGAATTCAATAGTGacacagaaataaaatataatacaatagaagtggataaataaagaaataattaacagCGCAATGAAAATGCGGATAATACCTCTCGTTTTGGCAGTAGCTTTCGTCGTCGACAGCTTCGTCGATGGTAAGTGAACAATAAACGAATACCTTTTGATAAGCATCGTTGTATCTAGTATAACAGTGTACACTGGTTTACGATTGTgcaataatatacatatagttcaatgaaattttctgcTCTTCCCACGTTCGTTCATTTTACATCGACGTAGTTGCTTTAATTCACTCAGTTCCGGAAAATACTACATACacgcttaaaatatttattaaatactttgttataagtataataacaaaattcgtAGCGTATATTATTGCATAGTGCAAAGATAAGCAATTGACTAGGAATTTCCTATTTCTTCAACGTTTATCTATCAATTATGGCGATGATAATCATCGtgttaatataattcttttgtGTTAAGTTCTGAAGAAACGGAGAGCATAAGCGCGAAGCGTgaacttatttaaaaaaattttgtaggaGGCCTGCTTCCACAATCGACTACTACTGAAACAACCGGGACTACTGAAACAACCGAGGCTACTGAAACAACCGGGACTACCGAAACAACCGAGGCTATCGTAAATCCCAAGTCGCAGGTAGGATGGACGCATTATAACTTGCACGGACGTATAGTTAACGGGACGAAAGCTGCGCTAAGGCAATTTCCTTATCAGGTATGCGTCGTATTTTTACAAGATGTTTTCGTGTCTCGAATGTTTAGTTGCTCTATATATCAGTCGATTCTATGTATCGCGATTTGTAGAGCAAGTTAATTATTTCGTAGAAAATGTTTTTCGCAGGTATCTTTAAGAGAAAGTTACAGCAATGCGCACTTCTGCGGAGGATCACTGATAGACGAACGATATGTGCTCACAGCAGCGCATTGCATGTTTGAGGAGTGAGTGATTCACAATGTGCATTTCGTGCGTTTCTACTTATTTAAACTCGCCATAAGCGCGTAAATGCTAGTTACGAGTAAATTGCAGACAACTATGCAATTTCATCTATCTATAAACGTGACAGAGGAGACGCAACTGGGACAGTTTCACTTATCAAATATTACTACGACCtcaatttgaataatttatacggTTTTCAACATTGCGTTATATTCTGTATATACTTgcatgtatatttaaatttctcgtaACACACAAACACGCATAGTCTATTTCCGAGTAATCATTTTCAACATGGTGTCGCTTTCATAGAGACTCGCAGATACAGCCTTGGACAATCATAGTAGTTGCCGGAGACATTAAACTCAGTCAACAAAGCCAGACTGGTCAAAGAAGGGGCGTAGACAAGATTTATGTTCATCCCAAGTTCAATATGGAAACCTTGGAGAATGACGTAGCTGTTCTCGCTGtacgatattatttttcgtaGCTTTAGCAAGTATCGTCGATTTTTACAAACTTTTTCATTCGATCGTTTACGTTTTCAGCTCAAAGTGCCATTTACCTTAACGCCTGAAGTTAACGTTGCTCCTCTCGCCACTCACACTCCTGTCCCAGAACAGATTTGTCAGGTAGCAGGATGGGGTTACCCAGCGGAAGTAAGTCTGTCCGTTTGCTTCTCCTATcgcatatatatctatttaggCAGATCTAAATTTATATCGGAGATTCTTTCGTTCAGGATTATCCAATTACCAGCGAGAACCTCATGTACATAGATTTGCCGCTGTTGAGCCATTCCACGTGCAAGAAACTTTTGGAGAACATAACTGATTTCCCAGCTGGGATGCTTTGTGCCGGATACATGGAGGGCCAAAGGGATGCTTGCCAGGTAACGCACACATTCTATTAAAACGTCGAGCAACTCTTAACGAAAAAGAATTCGAGCAACGCTCGCTATAGTAAAGTTTTGGGTTCCTTATTCTTGATTACGTACTCAGAGAAGAATTAACTCTTTCGCTGTGATGAAAATAATGTGTTGCAATAactatattgttttatttaactatATTGTATTGCACATTTAAGAGAAGATCGTTTCACGCCAGGTTTggatgtaattatttaaataattatgtaattaatttcgcgTAGTTCCTGTATGGTAGATTTTAAGATGGGAAATACATAACGATAATCGTGAATCTTGACAGTTTATAATTTTCGACGTGTTCGTACCTCGTACAGGCTTCAGAGCGAAAGAGTTGGtcgttaaacgttaaaaaGAGTCGAAAGTAGTTGTtttgatttttctaaatttttcatagGGCGATTCTGGAGGTGGTATGATCTGCGATGGATTTCTAACGGGTGTGGTTTCCGGTGGAGATGGTTGTGCACGGCCACGTACTCCTGGTGTCTATACGGACATCTATTACTACAGACTCTGGATCGCGTCGCAATTAAACGCAAACCCGATCTCGCtatattcgttaaaaaaaaataattctgcCTCGGAACAGGCAGTGACTACAACGTTGCTACCCTCGGTTCTACTGTCAGTACTGTTTCACATTTGATATGAGAGAGATCGTGGCTTTATTCATTTCGAAATACTACAGTAGTGTTCTCTTAACTGCGGCAAGTTCGATATTCCATCGCTTAAGTTATCAGAGAAGGTACATTAAACCGAGTAACACCAAGCCCAAAATACAGGGGAAGCTTACCGAACATGCCATCAAAAGTTTGATTAAATCCTATAATTTAACGACTGATAGGAATACGACGAAGCCTAAGCTAATCGAACACTACTATAGTTTCGACGAGGTCGATTTTTGTATCATCTCACAACGAGACTGCGGATGTTTGTGCAATTTCACGTTTATATCAATCtgatcaaaaaaaaaaaaaaaaaaagaagaaaacagaatctacatgaaaatttgtttcagccagtaaatattatatcgagtattttaattagagtattttacatattcctGTGCATTATATACGTTCgacaaatatttgcatttttacatTCGCCATATATTACGCGTAAAGATTCGCGGATTGCTCGGAGTGAGATCACTATTTGCAGACAAAGTAATAAACGATCGACAGATAAGTGGCAATTTCATTTCTCAATGATCGAATCTCTCATTTCCATTTATGGAAACTCGTATCGATCGAAATGTCACGTTTCCAACTCTGTGACAAGGTAGGAACCTTCGGAATTCCACGGTTTGATCACTTAGACGAGCCATGCGAGCCACGGTGTATGACTTTTTGGTGGTTGACTCGCGTTAACGGGCAAAGGTTAGCTcggaaaacgaaaaccaagGGATCAGCAGAAAAATACACATCTGGTTGGTATATCCAGTTGCTTTGATGTCGAACGGAAAGCTTCGACGTGGTAGACACGTAAAAAGCTCGTGGCTATTTAATACGAAGCTTCAGGGAGAACGATAACGAAAGGTATCAGTGGTATTGCCGATGGCAGCGTTGAACGATATCTCGCCGCGTCTGACGATTCCCGGCCGTTTCTACTGAATTTCACGCTCCTCAAAGGAACGTTCGTCTCGAGatattagaagaaaatatttgtccaTGCTCGACGGCGCGGGACAGAAAGTTGATGAATGTACGAATCGAGCCAGTTACCGGATAGAAATGTCGATGTAATAGGATCTCGATGGAATGAACCGCGGAATGCGGATAGGGTATGTTTTCGTTCGATCGGTTGCATGGTTTCTGTATAATCATAGTTTTCTCGGGGCAAAATAAATTACGACGCGACACGATAATTTATACCGATAGCTTATCGGATGGAATCATTGATCGTTTTATGGTCTTCGATGAAACAGTCAATTCCAttgaattacaaaatatcttttatcttctATCGGATAAGATTTAATATCTGATTTTAATTGCATCTTTCGTTCGGCATAATTTCCGGTGACGGATACGCAGTGCATTATtaaatctttgtttttgtctATAACGatcaaagtaaaatacattttaaccAGAATGCATAAGCTTCGGTGCAAATAGCAAACGATGCAATAGTAACGAAAGTATCGTTAATCGTTCTAGTCTTTAAGAGAGCGTTCGATTCTTCCGCGTATAATTGGATTCGACCGCATTGTTTCGGTTCTTGTCGCGTGATGGCAATTTCCAGAAGGAGGTTTCCGTTTCCGAAAGTTAATCCACGCCTAGACCCGAAAGATGGGGAGATCGTTCGGAAATGTTGCGGTaagggcatcgcggatcgatCGACGCGACGACGGGAACAATCGTAAAGAGGCGTgcgagagaaacagagagaaaggtGGCGAAAGAAGGTGTACAAGGGTGAACGTACAGCCTCGAAAACTGCGCATTTCGCGTGATAAACGTAACTTCTGATACACGATATCCTGCGTGCCTCCTTCATCTTCTTTCCTTCGAGTTTACCCACGAGTTTTTCATGATGTTCCCTTCCCTGGATTTTCAGCACCCTACTCGCGACCTCTTTAATTTCGGGATCGAATAAGAATTCATTATAGGACGTAATCTTGCCCGCTTCGCCCCCAACAT containing:
- the LOC132911782 gene encoding trypsin-3-like — encoded protein: MKMRIIPLVLAVAFVVDSFVDGGLLPQSTTTETTGTTETTEATETTGTTETTEAIVNPKSQVGWTHYNLHGRIVNGTKAALRQFPYQVSLRESYSNAHFCGGSLIDERYVLTAAHCMFEEDSQIQPWTIIVVAGDIKLSQQSQTGQRRGVDKIYVHPKFNMETLENDVAVLALKVPFTLTPEVNVAPLATHTPVPEQICQVAGWGYPAEDYPITSENLMYIDLPLLSHSTCKKLLENITDFPAGMLCAGYMEGQRDACQGDSGGGMICDGFLTGVVSGGDGCARPRTPGVYTDIYYYRLWIASQLNANPISLYSLKKNNSASEQAVTTTLLPSVLLSVLFHI